Genomic segment of Salvia hispanica cultivar TCC Black 2014 chromosome 2, UniMelb_Shisp_WGS_1.0, whole genome shotgun sequence:
tgtgtatatatatctCTCCACATATAGATGATATTCGGATGTAATATGTTGGAAACTTGGAAAACaaattttctgaaaatttcaattattgtttGTTGCAGCTGAGAGAGGTGAACTTTCCCCTCTCAGAACGTCATGCTAACAATCCTCATGCATCCAAGGATGGAACTGATAGGGCAGAAATAGAATGTCAAAATGCATTAGATGGTGGGAACAATTTTGGGATAGTAAACTCATCAACTGCAGCAAGTAACTGTGCATCAAACCTAGATATGATGAGGATGAAGGGTATGAAAAAGTCGGCAAAAGTTGACAATCATCAACATTTAGAAGATAGTACAACCAAGAAAAGAAAGGTCAAGGTGAGTTAAAAGAAGTTGTTTGCTAGAGTTCCAGGATTCCAACTGCCTTTCTtaatgaaatactactatgtactgtatcatatatatacgttgacaaaaaatttcatattggGCTTCTCTTATCTGCCAGATGATTTTCCCCTATGAAGAATTTGTGAAGTGCTTTCAGTACGAAAATTTCACTGTGACTCCTAGAGGACTTGTAAATTGCGGGAATAGGTAAAATTACATCTTGTGCTCTCATACAAAATGAACACTGGGAAAATACTGCAATGTGAAAGTGAGAGTTGCAAACTGACCCATTGTATTCTTCTGCAGCTGTTACGCAAATGCCGTATTGCAGTGTTTAATATTCACAAAGCCTCTGATCATTTACCTTCTTTGCCAAACACATTCAAGAACTGGTATTTGTTTTTCCATCATGAAGTCGCTAAAGTATATCCTTTGTGATCACCCGTTGATGTCCTTTGTGCATGCAGGATGTGCCAAAGATTGGTGTCTAACGTGTGAGCTCGAGCAGCTTGTAATGATGCTGGGACAAAATGGGGGTCCTCTATCTCCcataaatattcttttgtaTATTAGAAGTCTTAATGCTCAGATTGGTTATGGAAGTCAGGAAGATGCTCATGAATTTTTAAGGTCTTTTTCTTTTAgcatttgatcaaatttctcGTATATTTTTAACTGATATAGTCTTTACTGTTAAAGAACTTTATCCGTGAAAGGAAAACTTGTGCATTTCCTTTATAGTTAACGTGGCAATGCTGTGCATACTCAGGCTTCTCGTGGCCTCAATGCAAACAATATGTCTCGAGGGTTTTGGTGGAGAAAATGTCGTTGATCCCAGGCGGCAGGATACAACTTTTATACAACATACATTTGGTGGAACTCTCAGATCAAAGGTGCTCGATCTTGCTTACTATACTAGCggaaatatttattatctaGATTTCCCTTTTCCGTTCAATAACTCACAGCATCCCTTTGTAAAATAGGTCAAATGTATGATATGTCACCATGAATCTGAAAGGTATGAGAAAATGATGGATCTTACTCTGGAGATATTCGGTTGGGTGAAGTCGTTGGAGGATGCGCTAACACAGTTTACCAGCGAAGAAGATCTTGTTGGGGACAATATGTATAGATGTGCaaggtatattttaatatccaTGCATCCACTTTTTCTCTGATAATGCAAAACTTATttgttcttataatttttgaataaaaggTGTGCTACATATGTTCACGCTCGGAAGCAACTACACATAAAAGAGGCTCCCAACATCCTAACTATAGTGCTAAAGAGATTTCAGGTATTGTCTTATTGCCATTGTGTTTGTGTGGATGCATTGAATTTCTGCATTTTATGTTGCCCTAACcctaattttttgaaaatatataggaaGGAAACTATGGTAAGATAAATAAGTGCATAACTTTTCCTGAAATGCTGGATATGATTCCATTCATGACTGGCACCGACGACATACCTCCGCTCTACATGCTCTATGCTGTCGTCGTTCACCACGACACATCCAATGCGTCTTTTTCTGGTCACTACACCTCGTACGTGAAAGATCTACAGGGCAACTGGTTCAGGGTTGACGACACAGAGGTAGAAATCTCCCCACATTTACTCAATGTTGCTTCGTTTTCACTACCATGTATCACAATCCCTCTCTGTTTCACCTCTATTTATTTAGGTTCAACCGGTCGAACTGAGCCATGTCATGTCTGAAGGAGCATACATTCTGTTCTACATGAGGTAAGCTTCAAAAGAAAACGATGATTTCTGAGATGTTGACAAAGAAACAGAGATGATATCGTGTTGTTCTGCAGGTCGCATCCGCGCCCTACTAGATGTGGGAAGTCCAGCCGTAACCAGGCTCCTCGTAATAGGTCGTTAAAGGGCCAAAGGGCGTCAAGGCCAGAGCCGAACAACCTCGTTGCAAATGAGACGATTCCGGAGAGCAGTAATGGGGTGCTGATAAGGGAAAGCAGAAGCAGGCCGTCGAGTCTGAGAAATTACACAGAGTTCTCGGATGCTGCGTCGAGCGACTGGTCCGTGTTCACAAACTCGGACGACTCGTCGTTCACGACAGAGAGCACGAGGGACTCGTTCAGCACGGTGGACCACGGGGAAGCGGCGTTCTCGTCCATCTACCAGTCGATGTACCCGGTGGATTCGCCGACGAGGCGGAACATCTCGTGCAGCATGTTCCCGGGAAGCAAGGCGCAGACGAGATTTGCTGCCCGCGAAGAGAGGGGGTTCGTTTCAGTTTCGTGTGTAAATTATGGTAGTGAGGCAAGGACAGAAGGTGTGCCTCAAACTTCAGTTGATTGTTCGATTTAGTGATAAAGATTCCTAGGATTGATTTTTCggattctttttaaattttgctaAAAGCAGCTAGAACTACAGTATGCCTCATATTTTTGGTTTCCAATATTGGCATGAGGCAGAGTCggaatatgattaattatacattatttctttctttttatgggaaaatatgcatatttcctctctctctttcataCTGTGTAGAAGATGGATCTTATTACATTGAAATTAACTAATGCTTTTATTGAAAGagtacaaaaatcaaaatcaactcaAGTAGTCTTCACTGTCTTAACAAACTGTGTTATAGCAGTTATAACAGCAAGGGGGTTCTCAACATGTACAGCATGCCCTGCACTTGGAATTTCGACCACTAATGGAAAGCTGTTTTCGGGGACGATTCTTTCTTGCATCTCAATCGCGATTGCCTTGAACTTGGCATCCTTTTCTCCCACGATGAGCTGAAGTGGCACTTTGCACTGCTTCAGATCTTCCCACATTGATCTATTATGAGATGGAAAAGGAAGAGAAAGATTGATTCTTAGTCTCGAGTAAAGAGTGAGATGAATCACACACAATGTGTAGATAAGTTTAGAAACTAACGGTTGCCTTCCGATGCTTAAATCGGACAGCACTTTTCCCAGAGTGTGCAAGTCTTGGTGCTTCAAACGTTTGGTCACTGTCTGTTTGAAGTGGGGATG
This window contains:
- the LOC125205357 gene encoding ubiquitin carboxyl-terminal hydrolase 15-like codes for the protein MLTPRETDVPALFIVFVVLPLVTYFILGKWSETSKRKEGISLIAGEAAEEALQVDPMAVGGILPVVHMPNSGIHQCARCFNPAGTRCSQCKSVWYCSGRCQIVHWRDVHKLECQQMGKDCHRSSLKCGSEEGSRGRESYGETTKQSTFQYNVQQPSIDGAFSEDLALHPLATLTPTTTSAMVLSASQKSVINKLSAEFGTFLTGQVDSSKTADGAGLSSFVEACGSSFTLPNSSQPSEDPYLREVNFPLSERHANNPHASKDGTDRAEIECQNALDGGNNFGIVNSSTAASNCASNLDMMRMKGMKKSAKVDNHQHLEDSTTKKRKVKMIFPYEEFVKCFQYENFTVTPRGLVNCGNSCYANAVLQCLIFTKPLIIYLLCQTHSRTGCAKDWCLTCELEQLVMMLGQNGGPLSPINILLYIRSLNAQIGYGSQEDAHEFLRLLVASMQTICLEGFGGENVVDPRRQDTTFIQHTFGGTLRSKVKCMICHHESERYEKMMDLTLEIFGWVKSLEDALTQFTSEEDLVGDNMYRCARCATYVHARKQLHIKEAPNILTIVLKRFQEGNYGKINKCITFPEMLDMIPFMTGTDDIPPLYMLYAVVVHHDTSNASFSGHYTSYVKDLQGNWFRVDDTEVQPVELSHVMSEGAYILFYMRSHPRPTRCGKSSRNQAPRNRSLKGQRASRPEPNNLVANETIPESSNGVLIRESRSRPSSLRNYTEFSDAASSDWSVFTNSDDSSFTTESTRDSFSTVDHGEAAFSSIYQSMYPVDSPTRRNISCSMFPGSKAQTRFAAREERGFVSVSCVNYGSEARTEGVPQTSVDCSI